The region GCTGCCGGATGGAGCTGACCGATACGTTGGATGCCGCGGTAACGAACATTACGGCGAGACTCATTACAAAAGCGGTTTCCAGCTTGGTGGTAACCGCCAGAGCTGAGCAGATACCGAGAATCTGAACCGCGATGGGGTTGTCCTCCAGAAGCGGCTTTAGCATTACTTCTCTGAACTTAGCCATTATGTTCACCTCTCTCTTTTGCAATTCGCTTGAGGTAAGGCTCGAATCCACCCTCGCCCAGCCAGTAACGCACCAGATTGGTCACGCCGCGGGAAGTAAGGGTAGCCCCGGCCAGTCCATCAACTTTGTAGGCGGCTTTCGGGTCCTCGGCATTAACCGATCCTTTGATTACATCAATGACCGGCTCGCCCTTTGCGTTGTAGATTTTTTTATTCACCCACTGGGCCTTCCAGTCCTGGTTATCCACTTCCCCGCCAAGGCCGGGAGTTTCGGCATGTTCATAAAAGCCGAAGTTCTTGACCGTGTTCAGATCCGGATCCAGAGCTATGAAGCCATACATAGTCGACCAAAGTCCCTTCCCGTAAACGGGCAGGATCACGCGTTTCAGGCTGTTTCCATCTTTGAGCAGGTAGACATTGGCGAGCTTGGCATGGTGCCCGATACCCGCCTGATCTTCTGCGGAAGGAATGGTGACACTTAAGTTCGGGTCCTTAGCCGCTTTGCGCTGATCATAATTGGCAGCGTCCATATCGACGTATTTTCCGGTCGCCAGATCGACAACCTTGGCTTCTATCTGTTTATAAAGTTCATCCACAGGAACATCTTCATTATAGATGCCCGCGGCCTTGAGAATATTTTCCTTGCGCTCGAGAACCTTGTTCTCCTGCTGAATGGATTTGAGGCCCACAGCTGCAGCCGAAACAAGCAGCGAGCAGACCAGGCACAGGGAAAACGCCACAGTAAATACTTTTTTTGTGGAATCGTTAGACACTGCGCACCGTCCTCCGCTTGATGTTGGCCCGCATCACGAGATTATCAATGAACGGGGCACACACGTTACCGAACAGAATCGCCAGCATGACTCCTTCAGGATAGGCCGGATTGACCGTGCGGATCAGGACAATCATGATTCCGATAAGCGAACCGTAATAAAATTGTCCTTTATGAGTCATTGACGAGGAAACCGGGTCGGTTGCCATATAAACCATACCGAAAGCCAGTCCTCCCATAACCAGATGCCAGAGCGGGCTGACAGTCATCATGGGATTGGTTCCGCTGCTTACCGCGTTGAAGATGATGGCCACCGAAAAGGCACCAGCCAGCAGGGAGACCATAATCCGCCATGAGGCAATACCGGCAATGACCAGCACTATTCCGCCGATAAGACAGGCCAGAGTTGAAGTCTCACCCAAAGATCCGGGTATGGTTCCGATGAAGCAGTCCCACCATGAATATTTGGCCATTACCGCTTTAATTCCTCCTTCAGCGGCCAGAGCCAGCGGTGTTGCGCCGGAGAAACCGTCTACCGGAACCCAGACGCTATTGCCTGAGATATGTGCCGGATATGCGAAGAAGAGAAAGGCGCGGGCCAGAAGAGCCGGGTTGAGGATGTTCTTACCTGTTCCGCCGAAGATTTCCTTACCGATCACCACGCCGAAGCTTGTTGCCAGAGCGACCTGCCAGAGCGGAATGTGAGGAGGAACGATAAGCGGAATGAGCGAACCGGTAACCAGAAAGCCTTCGTTGATTTCATGTTTGCGAACGACCGCGAAAAGGGTTTCCCAGAATCCTCCAGCGATATTGCAAACGATATAAATAGGTAAAAAGTAAAGCGCGCCCAGCAGAATGTTGGCCCCGAAACTTTCGGGATTGGCACTCAGGCCTAGTCCGCTCATCACGCTCCACCGCCAGCCTGTTCCCACCTCGAGACCCATGGATGCCAGCGCTGAATTAGCCTGAAAGCCTGTGTTCCACATAGCCATGTAGAAACAGGGAATCAGGGCAAAAACGACCATAATCATGACCCTTTTCAGGTCTATGGCGTCGTGCACGTGGGGCGAGCCAGAGCTGGTCTCTGTCGGTGAGTATAAAAAGGTGTCCACCATCTCGTAGACCGGGTAATACTTTTTGTATTTCCCGTCTCCGGTTACGGCACCATGCATTTTATCAAGCAATTTTCTCATATGCCTTACCCTTCCTTCTCAATTTGGGTGAGGACTTCGCGCAACATGAGCCCGAAATCATTCTTGCCGCAATCCACGAAGGACATAAGGGCGAGGTCTTCCTCATCCAGCTCCAGACAGCCAAGGGCCTGTGACTCATCCGTATCCATGACCGCCATAGCCCGGACCAGATAGGTCGGCAGAATATCCAGCGGCATAACCTGCTCATAAGCCCCGGTGGGGAAAATAGCGCGATGGCTGCCTCCCAGAAGCGTGTTCATATCAAAACGCTTTTTCTTTTTGCTGAAAGCTGAGGCAAATATGGATTTAACAGAGAATTTATCACGGCCCGGAGCCAGCCAGCCCAGAAGCTCACTTTCTCCGCCTTCGGCAAGGGCTGAGACCTGATTGTGAAAGCGACCGAGGAAAGCAAGGGGGCCTTCCGCCTTTGTCCCGGTCAGTACCGAGCCGGAAACAGCCCGTACACTTCCGCTTTTGAGCTCTCCGGCCAGCATTTCATCAAGATTAGCACCCATGCGGGTTTTGATGATCCGCGGCCGGACTGCCATAGGTCCGCAAAGAGCGACATAGCGTTCAGTGGAAAGCCGTCCGGTGGTAAAGAGTTTACCAATGGCAATGACGTCCTGATAACCGATGTGCCAGACAGTCTTGGCAGGACCGACCGGATCGACAAAATGGATGTGGGTTCCGGGCAGTCCGGCAGGATGCGGGCCCGCAAACATATGCATTTTCACTTCCTGAATCAGGGGCAGCGCAGCATCGCCGGCGACACATACATTAACTGTTTCATTCAGGCAGTTAAGTACACGCAGACCATCCAGCCACGCATCGGATTCTTTCCAGATTATGGGAGCGGGGTCCGGGGCCAGAGGATTGGTATCCATGGCCGTTACGAAGATTGAGCGGGCTTCGGATTCCGGGGACGGAGTCTTGCTGAACGGGCGCGTGCGAAACGCGGTCCACATTCCCGAATTTACCAGATTCTCGACAACCTTGTCCCGGTCAAGACCAAGCAACTTGTCTGAATCATAAACCGGAAACTCTACTTCACCGACGGTTTCATCGAGCTCGATGACCACAGATTGTAAAATTCTGCGTTCACCTCTGTTGACAGCAAGGACTTTCCCGGCTCCCGGAGCGGTAAAGACGACACCGTCGATCTTTTTATCCGCAAAGAGAGGCTGTCCCAGCTTGACTGTATCTCCCTCGGCAACGGCCATGCTCGGTTTCATTCCGATATAGTCGCCACCGAGGACAGCCACGGTACTTGGAGATTTTTCTTCAAAAATATCCAGCGCGGGCTCGCCCGAGATAGGAATATCGAGTCCTTTTTTGAGTTTTATCATGGAGAATACACCTTGTCCCTAAAGGGTTAACGGACTTAAACTTGGGTGCAACAGTACAACCCGTCTCGGCGCATGCGCTAAGACGTCTCCTTGATGGGTGGATGGTGTGGAACTAAGTAAAGCTTCAATGCGCTCCGAATAGAATTTTCGGAAGGTGTGGGGTAATACGCACGAAGTATTTAAATTGTTTCTTATCCAGAGAAATAGAAAAGGTCAATAGGTTGTCAAAACTTTATGAATACAACATTTGATCAGTGGTCAATAGTCTGAAATCACTCAACATACAGTCTTTTGCTCATGAGTATAAAAGTAGGCAGCAGACAAACCCCGCTGAACAATGCCGTCAGCTCGAAGGCGTCTGCCATGCCCCCCGTCTCGGCCGCGAATCCGGCTATCCCCGGCCCGAGCACAAAACCTAGATTGGCAACTCCCAGAAAAAAACCCATAACCCTCCCTTTTGACCCGCACATATCAGCAGCCAGCGACATGGAAGCCGGGAGCGATAAGGCCGATCCGAATCCCATCCCAGCGACAAGCAGGCAGAAAACTAACAGGGAAACAGGCTGCCCCAGACCGAATAGACAGGCTGCGCACAAGCCCATTCCCAGAAAGGTCAAGCCGGAGCGGTCCCGCACATCAGCCCAGCGGCCTGTAAAAGGCATTGCCAGAATGATAATCAGATTTGGAAGAGCAAAGAGGAACCCTGCAAAAACGCCGTTCAATCCGAAATTTGCGCTGATCAGCCGGGGCAGAAAAGTTATTACAACCGATGCTCCCGCCGTGCGTCCCAGCACAGCAAGGAGGAGGGTCGAAAATCCTGAATTATGCCACGGCAGACCTTCTTTTTCTTTATGTTTTCCAACCGGAGCCAACAGATTCCCAGCCCTGCTTATCAAAAGAGCGATGAACGATAAGCCCATGCCCGCAAAAGGCCAGATAAGGCTCATAAATCCCATTTTTCCCTGAATCCAGACTCCGATTCCCCCCGCAAGCGGGCCGACAACCAAAGCACAATACAAATAGGTATTATAAAGAGCGAATAGACTCCCGCGCTTCTTTTTCAAGACGCATTGACCAAGCAGAGCCATACTCACGGGTTTGACTATTCCGGTACAAAATCCAAGACAGATCTGAATTATCCCCAGAGACTCCGCTGTCGGGAAAAAATAATATATAAATGGGACAGCAGTCCCTACCCCGCAAGCCCAGCGCAAAAGAGACATCGGGCCAAAATAATCCGCGCTGTATCCCGCCAGCGGTGCAAGGACAAGCCGGGCAAGAAAATATCCTGAAAATGCAAGCCCGAGCCAGGAAGCGGACAATCCACTGGAACCGGCGCTTAAGGACAATGAAAAAGTATAAGCGCCTACACCAAAGGTCGAAAAAAAAACCGTTCCAAGTACCGCCAGAACAGTTCCCTGCCGTGCTTCGACGCAATCGTCCATAATTTTTCGCCCGAATAGGGTAAGCACCTTTCTCTCCATGCAGCCTCCGCCGGCAAACTCTCACATTGTATATTACAGCTCTGCTACTCGACAAATAAACACCTGTGAATATAGCCATAATCCACTGTTAAACAACGTCTTATGCCCTGAGGGTACGTAAGTAACATGCATAGATGCTCTACTTCAATTTAAATCTATACAAGTTTATAGGGTCATTATGACTATTTGATTTTTTAAGTGTGTCAAAAAGACATATACTGCGTTTAAGGCCCTTAAATACAGGGAATGCCGATTCGCTCACGGACCAATTGTTCAATTAATCACAATCAACGTTATTTCCGGTAGTCGAACATGAAACACACAAAAAAACTGATCATATCAATAAACACTAAAAATAATTAACCATTACATTTTGGATCATTATTTGCTAAATTAACAATATCCTTTATTGGGTGGATTTACGTTGAAAGCATCGTGGGGATGCTTCTCAACTAATCATTCAGCGACTGGAGGTGATCATAACTCACTCGAAATTAACGATATACTAATAACTGTTTCCTAAACAGACAACAGTACCAAAGACCTGAAAGTCAGATGGGATCAGTTTCAATAATACCGGCATTATTCACATATCAGTATGACCGGAAATGGCATAAACCTTATCCGGTTTAACGTGTGTATTTTGTACTTTTTTATTCTCCTTTAACGAAAGACTAAGGGAAAAATCCCGCGAGTGAGAAAAGGAGAGGTGTAAAAAAGAAAGTAGCCGGAATCCAAGCTCAAGCATAGCTATGCTTGATTCCGGCTACTTGCTTAAACAGCAAAATATCTGCCACTCGAGGATCTTATTTGACCCCGGTCAAACGGCGGTAAGCCTCCGGTTGCAGCAGTTTTGCATTAAGATATATTTATCATAATTAAACTTCTATCAATTCATACTCTCTGGTTCCAAGACCTATTTTTTCTGAATGCTCAAGACAGGTTTGCCATTCGGATTCAGGAGTTGAATTGGAAAAATGGTCATGGTGGTTTACAAAATCACCCTTTGCCATATTCTCCGCCAACTGGCTGCCGGGCAGAGGTTTAGCCTTGAGGCAGGCATCCACACAGGCCTGATCAAGGGCCAGAGGATCGAAAGAAGCGAACATTCCGATATTTGGCAGGATGGGCACGTCATTTTCGCCGTGGCAGTCACAGTTGGGAGAAACGTCCACGATCAACGAAATGTGGAAATGAGGGCGTCCGTCCAGTACCGCTTTGGTATATTCGGCCATGCGACAGTTGAGTGATTTTACCGCGGCGTTGAATCCGAAAGAGATAGCGTCGAAATTGCATGCCCCGAGGCAACGGCCACAGCCCACACACTTATTCTGGTCGATATACGCTTTCTCTATTTCCTCATTGAAATGAAGCGCATCGTTAGCGCACTCTTTGAGACATGTTTTGCAGGCCCTGCATAATTCTTCATTAACGGAAGCCTTACTGTCACTGTGCTGATCAGCCTTACCGGCTCTTGACCCGCATCCCATACCGATATTTTTAATGGCACCGCCGAACCCGGTTAGTTCATGCCCTTTAAAATGTGTCAGGCTGATAAAAACATCCGCATCCATTACCGCACGTCCGATTTTAGCTTTTTTGATATATTCACCTCCGACCACGGGCACCTCAACATCGTCGGTACCTTTTAAGCCGTCACCAATTAAAATGGGACAACCCACAGTCAGCGGGGTAAAACCATTTTCCCAGGCACATTCCAAATGCTCGAGAGCGTTCTTGCGGCTACCCGGATACAAGGTATTACAGTCGGTCAGAAACGGTTTTCCGCCAAGTTCCTTAACCACATCGGCAACAGCTTTAGAATAGTTGGGGCGCAGGTAGCTGATATTTCCCAGCTCGCCGAAATGGAGCTTGATGGCTGCAAAGCGCCCATCCATATCAATATCGCCAATGCCCGCTTTCTTGATCATTTTTTTAAGCTTGGTAGGTAAACCGTCACCAAAAGCCTTTGTACGAAAATTTGTAAAAAACACTTTAGCTTTTTCCATTTTCTCTCCTGTACTATACTTTATAATTCTTAATTTTATTTATCACGAACGAGTCGTCCCCAGCATACTTTAATTTATATTTTCACACCAGCGGGTAAAATCGCTCATTCCAAGAATAAGCAGATATGCAGTATCAACCGGAGTACACACGAAACATGTTTTTCATTCTCCAGTAACCAAATATAATTCTAGTACAACATCTCTTTATTCGGATATATGCGCGAACTGACATATTCCTAGTCTAATCCTACAGGCAAATATGGCAAAAAGAATTTAATATAATGAAATCAAAAACCATCAACATGGGGTGGGGAAAATATATCGAAATTTTAAGGGAAAAGGTATTCCAGATATACAGATTGAATTATTTATAGGTAGAGAAGAAGTCTTTAGTATTGAAAATAGCGATCTTGAATATTCTATGCCAAGGTTGTGTAAAACAGATGATCTTACAGCAACGTAATATAAATACGACCAGACAAAAAACTGCAGAAGATGTGGAAAAAAGATATGTGAAATAAAAAAAACGTGACCGCCTCCAAAGGAAGACGGTCACGGCGAATCTAGATCAAATTATTTGATTACAGGACGGGGAGATTTAGCTTTCTGGTCGTACTTGTCGTACATTACTACATTGCGCACTTTACCCCACTTGGTCCAGCCTGCTACGGTGTTGTTGTCACCTTCGCCGTTCATAACGACGGTGTAAACGCCATCACCGGCAACTTTGTCGCCGTTGGTGCCGTCATCGTAAGCAGTGGTCTTGTCGTTGAATTTCTTACCGTCACTGTACAGCCATGCATCAGCCTGAGGGCCGAAATCACCGGCAGCAACTGTGATCAGAACCAGACCGGCCTGAGTATCAGCAACTGAACCGGAAACAACAGGCTCAGGTGCGGGGGAACCGTCGGGGCGAACAGCTTTCTTACAACCGGCGGCAAACATCATCATGCATACAACAATACCGAGACAAACAAATTTCTTCATCTTACAACTCCTAAATAAACAGTTAAATTTCCAAGGATGAACATAAAACCGGGCTGCACCGGACGACTGTAAAATCCGCAGGGGTAAATCTCCTTATTCATCTAACAGGGGACAAAGGGAGAAGCGCAGCCAGTGGATTCATAAAGAAAGGTCCACGCATGTACTGCATATTTAAGTGGAGAATCAAAATAAATAGGGGAACCGCACAAACAATCTGTGCGATTCCCCTATTTATGAAAACTATTTATGTAAGCTTAAGCTGTTCTTAAAGTTCGATCAGCCCCTGTTTGAAGGCGTAACGTATGAATTCGATTGTACTTTTAAGGCCCAATTTACGCATAAGGTTGGAGCGGTGGTTTTCCACGGTTCTGGGACTAATGAAGAGACGTTCGGCTACATCCTTAACTGAGTAGTCACGAGCCAGCAGTTGCATTATTTCCCGTTCGCGGGGAGTGAGCGCGGCATATGAACCGTCAGCCATGCTTTTGCGGTGCATGAAGAAATCTTCGGCAACTTCCTGAGAAACTGTGCCGTCAAGGTAGAAGTTTCCCGCTCTGGTAGCATCTAAAGCCTTGATCAGTTCCCCCGAGGCGGAAATCTTGTTCATATACCCGGTTGCCCCGGCCTGAAAAGATGCCGCTATCTGCTCAACCTGTGTTGTCATACTGACAATCAGAATCTTAATATCGGGATAAAGCCCTAAAAGTTCCTCGGAAAGCCTGATTCCGTCATAATCCGGCAGGTTGATGTCTATGATGGCAAGTTTCGGCCTTTCGGATTCTGCAACCTGCAAAGCTTCGGCACTGGTGCCGGCCTCACAGCAGATGTAATACTCTTCGGACCTGTTAATTATGGCCTTTACCCCTTCCCGAAAAAGCGGATGGTCATCTACAAGAAGCACACATTGTCTGGAATCCGGTTGTTCTTGAATCGTCATACTCCCCAACACCTTAAAAACGTATAAAAAAACAATATCTACACAGAAAAACTATTTAACAAATAATGGCAAGCACGTCCAAAATGTTCTTATGCTTTTAAACATAATCAGACATCATCCCCGCAAAACAACTTTCAATTCATCAGCAGCGCAGGCCACCTCCTGATATACTCTTTGAATCTCCCCATTGCCGCTTCTGGCGACCTGTTCAAGCTTTCCGGTAGATAGGAGCAACTTTCCAGCACTGATTACCCCGGCTGATGTTTTAAGGAAATGAGCATCCCCGGCAAGTTTTTCGTAATCGCCGAGCTCGATTGATTTTTCCATTGCGCTAAGCTGTAGCGGCAACTCCTCAAGGAAGGATTTTATCACCCGGCTGCATAATGCATCATCCTCACCGAACATAAACCGAAAACCGGACTCATCAAAAACGGACAAGGCTTCCGGATTTTCATCGGCCTTCCGCGCCAGATCGATAAAAGTGGTACTGTGGACCGATGCCGCAATAACCATCAACAGGTCGTCCACATTGAACGGTTTGGAGACAAATCCATTCATCCCGGCCTGCTCGCACTCAGCCCTGATTTCATCCAGAGCATGTGCGGTCAGGGCTACTACCGGGATTTGCATTTTATCCTCGCCTGCTTCTCCTGCACGGATCGCACGCAGGGCTTCAAGACCATTCATTTCCGGCATTTCCAGATCCATAAGAACCAGATCATAATTGCCTTCACGTACAGATTTTAGTGCTGTTTTTCCGTCATGCACATAAATCACAGTATGCGGGGTCTGATCAAGGACAGCTTTCATCAGCTCAATATTGTTCATGTTGTCCTCGGCAACCAGCAGCTTGAGCGGCTTTGCCGAAGCAGCCATTGCCTTAAGCGGATGATCGATCCTGACGGCCTCACGAAACAGGCCCGGTTCGAGCGGCAAAATGAATGTGACGGTGGTCCCTGAATCGACAGAACTATGCAGGTCAATGGTACCGCCCATCATATCAACAAGCTGTTTGCAGATGGAAAGGCCCAGCCCGGTGCCTCCGAAACGCCGACTCATGGAACCATCGGCCTGAGCGAATTTATCAAAAATATTTTCCTGCAATTCTCTTGGTATACCAATACCGGTATCGGAGACAGAAAATTGAACGATCGCTTCATCCAAGAGCTCGACCTTAAGCGATACTGATCCTGATTCGCAAAATTTGACTGCGTTACTAAGCAGGTTAAGCAACACCTGCCGCAAACGGACCGGATCCCCCTTCACCGCCCGGGGTAAACGGTTATCCACTTCCACATAGAATTCAAGCCCCTTAGATGTAGATTCCAAGCGGGTAACATCTGCAACGACATTCACGATCTCCCTCAAATCGAAATCCAGATGTTCAAGCTCCATTTTACCTGCTTCAATGCGGGAAAAATCGAGGATATCATTGATGATGCGTTGCAAGTGGTCAGAGGAATTGCGCACCACTGACATTTTCCTGCGTTGGCCGGGAGTAAGATCGGATTGCAATATCACCCTGCTCATACCCACTATGGCGTTGAGCGGAGTACGGATTTCATGGCTCATGGTAGCAAGAAAGGAACTCTTGGCCTGGCTCAAGGCCTCGGCGACCTGGCGGTCGCGGCGAAAAACAGAAATGCGGTCAGCCAGAGCAAGAGAGAAGAAAAGCATCTCAAACATATTGCAAACCTGCATTATGGAGATAAGATAATTCAAATTAGCCAATCCGGTAATCGTACAAAAACTGGCAAACGACAATCCAAGGCAGAAAATACTCCAAGCGACTAAATATAATCTGGCTGCAGTAAATCCGTTGCGGTAACTGCATACACCAAGGAGAATAAACGTTATAGAATAAATTATCATCATAATCCCGGATATGGGTGTCATGACATCTACTCCATAAAAGAAAGAAATGACTATACTAAAAAAAGAAATTAATTTTAAGACAATAAAAATTATTTTTACATATGTTTTTTCTTTTATATTACCTAAAAAACTTTCTACAAAGAAAGAACTCAAAAGCATAAATAGACCAAGAAAGAAATAATTCAATACAATATAGTATTCAATTGGGATATCTACGAACTCAATTATTGTATCACTCACTGTAAAATAATATATGTTTATTGATAAACACTGCAATGAATACCAAAGATGGCTGATATCTCTTAAAGAAAAAAACAGGAAAAAATTATATAGGATCAGGGCTCCTGAAAACCCGGCAACGATAGAAGCAAAAAGTAGTTTTAACCTACTACTTTCACGAAAACTATTCTCATCAACCAGTTCAAATACATTATAATTAGTATCCTCGGCGCAATAGTAAACATAATAATCGGTCGCCTCTTCATGCAGTGGCAGCCTAAAGGCCAAAAAGTCCTCTCCTTTCCAACTGGTTCGCCTTGGATTTTCATACCCGGCATCCCAGCGCCCCCAGCCTGATTTCATCCCTTTAACTGTTTCAGGGTAAAACATGGTAAACTGTTTGGTTTGCGGCGGGGTGAGTGCAACACGCCAGATCTGATCTACCTGAGCAGGGTCAGCCTTGACCCTGAAATGAAGCCAGTAACCCTGTTCACTCAAACCGGGATAAAAGTCTGAGCCGGGTTTGGAAAACTTATCGGTTAATGCAGCGGAAGCGATCTGCTCAATGGAATAGCCTTCATCTTTAAGCACAGTAACATAATCGCGCAGGTCATAGCTTTCCTGACTGCCATTCAAATCTATGACTTGAGGAGCGGTTGCGTGAGAGTAAACAGGAGCAAGCATTGCCGTCAGTACAATAAAGAAAAAACAGAATCGTAAAACACGGCAATATAAAGTGGACGTGGATTTCTTGCTCATTGCTAAGGCTCCATTATTTCTTATCAACAACAGAATCAGTTCTTACATCACTTAAGACTGTATCAGCAAGGAGGACATCGTTTTCAAATGGAAAGACCACAGAAAAACAACTCCCCTCACCGACTATACTCTCAGCATGAATTGCACCACCCATTTTATTCACCAACCTCTTGCTGATCGCCAGCCCCAACCCAGTCCCGCCATAACTTCGCGACATGGATCTATCCGTCTGGTAATAACTATCGAAAACCGTTTCCAACTTTTCAGGAGAAATACCAATACCGGTATCGCTGACAGAAATCTTGAGCGTTCCACTTTCACACATTTCCAGCACAAGGCGAACTTCACCACTATTTGTAAATTTGACCGCATTACCAAGAAGGTTCAGCAGAATTTGTCGAAGTCGTACGGGGTCGGCGGTAATTGTGTCGGGAAGAGGACCAATCATGTTTACAACCAGCCCAAGCCCTTTTACGACCGTCGAGGGACGGACTAAATTTTCAATTTCGGAAATGAATTCAGGGAAATTAATTTGTTCCTTCAGAAAAACAACCTGATCGCTTTCAATGGCATCCATGTCAGCCATATCACTTACAATCTGCTTTAAATATTCAGCTGAGCTATGAATTATAGCAATGGCCTTGCTTTGCTGAGAA is a window of Maridesulfovibrio sp. DNA encoding:
- a CDS encoding Na(+)-translocating NADH-quinone reductase subunit C codes for the protein MSNDSTKKVFTVAFSLCLVCSLLVSAAAVGLKSIQQENKVLERKENILKAAGIYNEDVPVDELYKQIEAKVVDLATGKYVDMDAANYDQRKAAKDPNLSVTIPSAEDQAGIGHHAKLANVYLLKDGNSLKRVILPVYGKGLWSTMYGFIALDPDLNTVKNFGFYEHAETPGLGGEVDNQDWKAQWVNKKIYNAKGEPVIDVIKGSVNAEDPKAAYKVDGLAGATLTSRGVTNLVRYWLGEGGFEPYLKRIAKERGEHNG
- a CDS encoding choice-of-anchor X domain-containing protein, with the protein product MKKFVCLGIVVCMMMFAAGCKKAVRPDGSPAPEPVVSGSVADTQAGLVLITVAAGDFGPQADAWLYSDGKKFNDKTTAYDDGTNGDKVAGDGVYTVVMNGEGDNNTVAGWTKWGKVRNVVMYDKYDQKAKSPRPVIK
- a CDS encoding DUF362 domain-containing protein codes for the protein MEKAKVFFTNFRTKAFGDGLPTKLKKMIKKAGIGDIDMDGRFAAIKLHFGELGNISYLRPNYSKAVADVVKELGGKPFLTDCNTLYPGSRKNALEHLECAWENGFTPLTVGCPILIGDGLKGTDDVEVPVVGGEYIKKAKIGRAVMDADVFISLTHFKGHELTGFGGAIKNIGMGCGSRAGKADQHSDSKASVNEELCRACKTCLKECANDALHFNEEIEKAYIDQNKCVGCGRCLGACNFDAISFGFNAAVKSLNCRMAEYTKAVLDGRPHFHISLIVDVSPNCDCHGENDVPILPNIGMFASFDPLALDQACVDACLKAKPLPGSQLAENMAKGDFVNHHDHFSNSTPESEWQTCLEHSEKIGLGTREYELIEV
- a CDS encoding Na(+)-translocating NADH-quinone reductase subunit A; this encodes MIKLKKGLDIPISGEPALDIFEEKSPSTVAVLGGDYIGMKPSMAVAEGDTVKLGQPLFADKKIDGVVFTAPGAGKVLAVNRGERRILQSVVIELDETVGEVEFPVYDSDKLLGLDRDKVVENLVNSGMWTAFRTRPFSKTPSPESEARSIFVTAMDTNPLAPDPAPIIWKESDAWLDGLRVLNCLNETVNVCVAGDAALPLIQEVKMHMFAGPHPAGLPGTHIHFVDPVGPAKTVWHIGYQDVIAIGKLFTTGRLSTERYVALCGPMAVRPRIIKTRMGANLDEMLAGELKSGSVRAVSGSVLTGTKAEGPLAFLGRFHNQVSALAEGGESELLGWLAPGRDKFSVKSIFASAFSKKKKRFDMNTLLGGSHRAIFPTGAYEQVMPLDILPTYLVRAMAVMDTDESQALGCLELDEEDLALMSFVDCGKNDFGLMLREVLTQIEKEG
- a CDS encoding response regulator transcription factor; protein product: MTIQEQPDSRQCVLLVDDHPLFREGVKAIINRSEEYYICCEAGTSAEALQVAESERPKLAIIDINLPDYDGIRLSEELLGLYPDIKILIVSMTTQVEQIAASFQAGATGYMNKISASGELIKALDATRAGNFYLDGTVSQEVAEDFFMHRKSMADGSYAALTPREREIMQLLARDYSVKDVAERLFISPRTVENHRSNLMRKLGLKSTIEFIRYAFKQGLIEL
- a CDS encoding MFS transporter, which encodes MERKVLTLFGRKIMDDCVEARQGTVLAVLGTVFFSTFGVGAYTFSLSLSAGSSGLSASWLGLAFSGYFLARLVLAPLAGYSADYFGPMSLLRWACGVGTAVPFIYYFFPTAESLGIIQICLGFCTGIVKPVSMALLGQCVLKKKRGSLFALYNTYLYCALVVGPLAGGIGVWIQGKMGFMSLIWPFAGMGLSFIALLISRAGNLLAPVGKHKEKEGLPWHNSGFSTLLLAVLGRTAGASVVITFLPRLISANFGLNGVFAGFLFALPNLIIILAMPFTGRWADVRDRSGLTFLGMGLCAACLFGLGQPVSLLVFCLLVAGMGFGSALSLPASMSLAADMCGSKGRVMGFFLGVANLGFVLGPGIAGFAAETGGMADAFELTALFSGVCLLPTFILMSKRLYVE
- a CDS encoding NADH:ubiquinone reductase (Na(+)-transporting) subunit B; the protein is MRKLLDKMHGAVTGDGKYKKYYPVYEMVDTFLYSPTETSSGSPHVHDAIDLKRVMIMVVFALIPCFYMAMWNTGFQANSALASMGLEVGTGWRWSVMSGLGLSANPESFGANILLGALYFLPIYIVCNIAGGFWETLFAVVRKHEINEGFLVTGSLIPLIVPPHIPLWQVALATSFGVVIGKEIFGGTGKNILNPALLARAFLFFAYPAHISGNSVWVPVDGFSGATPLALAAEGGIKAVMAKYSWWDCFIGTIPGSLGETSTLACLIGGIVLVIAGIASWRIMVSLLAGAFSVAIIFNAVSSGTNPMMTVSPLWHLVMGGLAFGMVYMATDPVSSSMTHKGQFYYGSLIGIMIVLIRTVNPAYPEGVMLAILFGNVCAPFIDNLVMRANIKRRTVRSV